One stretch of Arachis hypogaea cultivar Tifrunner chromosome 20, arahy.Tifrunner.gnm2.J5K5, whole genome shotgun sequence DNA includes these proteins:
- the LOC112786568 gene encoding bidirectional sugar transporter SWEET6b-like — protein sequence MVNTALVRTVIGIIGNVISFGLFFSPAPTFYRIIKKKSVEEFKPDPYIATVLNCAFWVFYGLPFVHPHSFLVVTINGVGLVFEFVYLTIFYIYATNKGRRKVLLLLGLEALFFVAVALITLLALHGTHKRSLVVGVLFAIFNIMMYVSPLTIMAKVIKTKSVEYMPFWLSLTNFLNGVCWTIYALIHPFDIYVLVSNGIGALSGLIQLILYACYCSCNNGEKNGGDGDNTVSTTVAKGNIELV from the exons atggtgaaCACTGCACTTGTTCGTACCGTTATCGGCATTATAG GGAATGTGATCTCTTTCGGCTTGTTTTTCTCACCAGC GCCAACATTCTATCGGATAATAAAGAAAAAGTCCGTGGAAGAGTTCAAACCGGATCCATATATAGCAACGGTTCTAAACTGTGCGTTTTGGGTATTCTATGGGCTTCCTTTCGTGCACCCTCACAGCTTTCTTGTGGTTACCATCAATGGCGTTGGCCTTGTCTTCGAGTTCGTCTATCTCACCATTTTTTACATTTATGCCACTAACAAAGGACGG AGGAAGGTACTGCTCCTTCTGGGATTAGAGGCTTTGTTCTTTGTCGCTGTTGCTCTTATAACGTTGCTGGCACTACATGGCACTCACAAAAGATCGTTAGTGGTTGGTGTACTGT ttgcCATATTTAATATCATGATGTATGTCTCTCCTCTTACAATTATG GCAAAGGTTATAAAAACGAAGAGTGTGGAATATATGCCATTTTGGTTATCTCTAACTAACTTTCTCAATGGAGTGTGCTGGACAATATACGCTCTCATCCACCCTTTTGATATTTACGTCCTG GTAAGTAATGGAATTGGGGCCTTGTCTGGACTGATTCAGCTCATACTATATGCCTGTTATTGTTCCTGTAATAATGGAGAGAAGAACGGTGGTGATGGTGATAACACTGTGTCAACTACAGTGGCTAAGGGAAatattgaattagtttga
- the LOC112786569 gene encoding uncharacterized protein encodes MGLLCHVNSPKVIGEEEIKAIREWQEQVYQKVQMIKATYYTKLDTFHKLISRKLQQLKNEPAPLHPKTITDMEGCEQHKRALEYIFLLLNVDKSKIDRGFKQRLDRLEKYIQDVLQKKYFSYCQQQCSFDVQSKQQVEPSNSISSQLELSGKKPASQVISLPSSHLTKQIPYLTLQEVNQFCSSRQGNQVSEKGCENHAVEPQIGVEIKPSEAFVNEPADIPDDTSPAMKHFIKVFRSMSAEAFIAATDDIGLALHLNDDIPEISTDENANLNCYDPVPTGKKIKRFFNSTPASGSSGQFISAEKPASISKEIYTILEEIKVINNLLIDTQVVISEGNTITGVAEGAPEHDEGLFVKLVFNSVTVNLPPTAEQATNKEVNNSIMLLTL; translated from the exons ATGGGGTTGCTTTGTCATGTCAATAGTCCCAAGGTTATAG gagaagaagaaattaaagcAATCAGAGAGTGGCAAGAACAGGTTTATCAAAAG GTACAAATGATAAAAGCAACATATTACACAAAACTTGATACTTTTCACAAATTGATAAGTAGAAAGCTTCAGCAG CTCAAGAATGAGCCTGCTCCTCTACATCCTAAGACGATAACTGATATGGAGGGATGCGAACAACATAAGCGAGCACTGgaatacatttttttattattgaatgtGGACAAAAGCAAGATTGATCGCGGTTTCAAGCAGAGACTAGATAGACTGGAAAAGTACATACAAGATGTTTTACAAAAGAAATACTTCTCTTACTGTCAACAACAATGTTCTTTTGACGTGCAATCCAAGCAACAGGTTGAGCCATCAAATTCAATCAGTTCTCAATTGGAACTATCTGGAAAGAAACCAGCCTCGCAAGTAATAAGCCTACCGAGTTCCCATTTAACAAAGCAGATTCCTTACCTAACATTACAAGAGGTAAACCAATTTTGCAGTTCGCGACAGGGAAATCAAGTGTCAGAAAAAG GTTGTGAAAATCATGCAGTAGAACCACAAATAGGAGTTGAGATCAAACCATCCGAAGCTTTTGTGAATGAACCAGCTGATATTCCCGATGATACAAGCCCAGCAATGAAGCACTTTATTAAAGTG TTTAGGTCAATGTCAGCTGAAGCATTCATAGCTGCAACTGATGACATTGGACTAGCACTCCATTTAAATGATGACATACCAGAAATTTCAACTGATGAAAATGCAAACTTGAATTGCTACGATCCTGTTCCAACAGGAAAGAAAATAAAGCGATTCTTTAATTCAACTCCTGCAAGTGGCAGTTCCGGGCAGTTCATCAGTGCAGAGAAGCCTGCCTCAATATCTAAG GAAATTTATACTATCttagaagaaataaaagtgataaaCAACTTACTGATAGACACTCAAGTAGTTATTAGCGAAGGAAACACCATTACAGGAGTAGCTGAGGGTGCACCAGAACATGATGAAGGACTATTTGTCAAATTGGTTTTCAATTCAGTAACTGTTAATCTACCCCCGACAGCAGAGCAAGCTACTAACAAAGAGGTGAATAATTCTATAATGTTGTTAACACTATAG